Within Campylobacter concisus, the genomic segment AGACAAATTAGAATTTGTCGGTATATCATTAAATCGCATTTTTTCGATTAAACTATGGAATACAAAGGAGCAAATAATCATGAGCGAACAGAGAATCTATTGCATGGACCTTGTAAAAAAAGAGGATCCGGAAAAGGCTGTCAGAACACCGTTTTATCAGACAGAATCTACAGGCGGATCGGTCTGGGTTATCAAACCCGGTCAGACATTGCAAAAGCACTATCACCACAATTCCGACGATATATGGATCGTCCTTCAGGGAGAGGGAATATTCTACCCCCAGCCTAATGAAGAGGTTCCATTCAAGAAAGGCCATGTCATAGTATCGAAGAAAGACTCCTGCCA encodes:
- a CDS encoding cupin domain-containing protein codes for the protein MSEQRIYCMDLVKKEDPEKAVRTPFYQTESTGGSVWVIKPGQTLQKHYHHNSDDIWIVLQGEGIFYPQPNEEVPFKKGHVIVSKKDSCHGAKNTGDEDIIFVSIVAPVPSDYDPINE